Proteins found in one Oryza glaberrima chromosome 4, OglaRS2, whole genome shotgun sequence genomic segment:
- the LOC127771618 gene encoding probable inactive methyltransferase Os04g0175900, whose amino-acid sequence MASGISRSPATGVTAGGGDDEEATWLHALELISGFTVSMTLKAAIQLGLIDALTAAADGRALTAGELVAQLPAVDDAEAATSVDRMLRLLASFNVVRCSTEAGPGGDPLRRYSPAPVCRWFTAGDNHQGSLAPRLMLDVDEDNLSTWHQMAAAVVSGGPSAFERAHGMPLFEYMGTNHRFNTLFNQAMSQQSMMVMNKLLDRFHGFDGIGILVDVGGGTGVTLEMIISRYKHITGVNFDLPHVIAQAPSLPGVNHVAGNMFESVPKGDAIFLKLMLLRNDEECIKILKNCHCALSDNGKVIVVDIVLPVTPKPVPEAQNPLRMDVMMLNNLRGGKIRAEQEYAKLAMDSGFSGSFRTTYIFANFMAIELCK is encoded by the exons ATGGCTTCGGGCATTAGCCGGAGTCCGGCCACGGGtgtcaccgccggcggcggcgacgacgaggaggcgacaTGGTTGCACGCGCTTGAGCTGATCTCGGGCTTCACCGTCTCCATGACACTGAAGGCGGCGATCCAGCTCGGACTCATCGACGCActtaccgccgccgccgacggccgcgcTCTGACCGCCGGCGAGCTGGTTGCGCAGCTCCCGGCGGTGGACGATGCCGAGGCGGCGACCTCGGTGGACCGGATGCTGCGGCTCCTGGCGTCGTTCAACGTCGTCAGGTGCTCGACGGAGGCGGGGCCTGGCGGTGATCCTCTCCGGCGCTACTCGCCGGCGCCTGTGTGCAGGTGGTTCACCGCCGGCGACAACCACCAAGGGTCTCTGGCACCCAGGCTCATGCTCGACGTCGACGAAGACAATCTGAGCACCTG GCAtcagatggcggcggcggtcgtcaGCGGTGGGCCATCGGCATTCGAGAGGGCACACGGGATGCCATTGTTTGAGTACATGGGGACGAACCACCGGTTCAATACGCTGTTCAACCAGGCCATGTCGCAGCAGTCCATGATGGTGATGAACAAGCTGCTCGATCGCTTCCATGGGTTCGATGGAATCGGCATTCTCGTCGACGTTGGCGGGGGCACCGGCGTCACCCTGGAGATGATCATCTCCCGATACAAGCACATCACTGGTGTCAACTTCGACTTGCCCCATGTCATAGCTCAGGCTCCATCTCTTCCGG GTGTGAATCATGTAGCTGGAAATATGTTTGAGAGCGTACCTAAAGGAGATGCAATTTTCTTGAAG TTGATGCTCCTAAGAAACGATGAGGAGTGCATCAAGATTCTCAAGAACTGCCACTGCGCTCTCTCAGACAATGGGAAGGTGATCGTTGTTGATATTGTTCTCCCTGTAACCCCAAAACCGGTACCCGAAGCACAAAACCCACTCCGGATGGACGTGATGATGCTCAACAATCTTCGTGGAGGAAAGATAAGGGCAGAGCAGGAGTACGCGAAGCTAGCTATGGATTCTGGCTTCAGTGGTTCCTTCCGGACAACCTACATTTTCGCCAACTTTATGGCAATTGAACTATGCAAGTAG
- the LOC127771667 gene encoding probable inactive methyltransferase Os04g0175900, translated as MASYTPATAVAAGDEDEAACLQAFELMCAFTVPMTLKAAIELGLLDALITAADDGGRALSAVELAARLPAADKAEAASSVDRMLRLLASCNVVKCSTEAGPAGEPLRRRYSPAPVCRWFTAGGNSHRGSLAPSVLFGVDEDYLSTWHQLAAAVGGGGAVAFERAHGAPMFEYMGTNRRLNTLFNQAMAQQSMIVINKLLDRFHGFDGVGVLVDVGGGTGGTLEMIMSRHKHIDGVNFDLPHVISQAPSLPGVKHVAGNMFESIPNGDAIFLKSILHLQNDEDCIKILKNCHQALSDNGKVIGVEIVLPAIPEPVPTAQYPFQMDMIMLNNFRGGKERTELEFTKLAMDSGFSGTLQTTYIFANYWALEFNK; from the exons ATGGCCTCGTACACTCCGGCCActgctgtcgccgccggcgacgaggacgaggcggcATGCTTGCAGGCGTTCGAGCTGATGTGCGCCTTCACCGTCCCCATGACGCTCAAGGCGGCGATCGAGCTCGGCCTCCTCGACGCACTAAttaccgccgccgacgacggcggtcgCGCGCTTTCCGCCGTCGAGCTGGCCGCGCGGCTCCCGGCGGCGGACAAGGCCGAGGCGGCGTCCTCGGTGGACCGGATGCTGCGGCTCCTCGCGTCGTGCAACGTCGTCAAGTGCTCGACGGAGGCCGGGCCTGCCGGCGAACCTCTCCGACGGCGCTACTCGCCGGCGCCTGTGTGCAGGTGGTTCACCGCCGGCGGCAACAGCCACCGTGGATCTCTTGCCCCCTCCGTCTTGTTCGGCGTCGACGAGGACTACCTGAGCACCTG GCAtcagttggcggcggcggtgggcggcggcggcgcggtggcgttcGAGAGGGCGCACGGGGCGCCGATGTTCGAGTACATGGGGACGAACCGGCGGCTGAACACGCTGTTCAACCAGGCCATGGCGCAGCAGTCCATGATCGTGATCAACAAGCTGCTCGACCGCTTCCATGGgttcgacggcgtcggcgtcctcgtcgacgtcggcggcggcaccggcggcacGCTGGAGATGATCATGTCCCGGCACAAGCACATCGACGGAGTCAACTTCGACCTGCCCCATGTCATCTCTCAGGCTCCATCCCTTCCGG GTGTGAAACATGTAGCTGGAAATATGTTTGAGAGCATACCTAATGGAGATGCAATTTTCTTAAAG TCGATCCTCCACCTGCAGAACGACGAGGACTGCATCAAGATCCTCAAGAACTGCCACCAAGCTCTTTCGGACAATGGCAAGGTGATTGGTGTTGAGATTGTCCTCCCGGCGATCCCAGAGCCGGTCCCAACGGCACAATATCCATTTCAGATGGACATGATCATGCTCAATAATTTCCGGGGAGGAAAGGAAAGGACAGAGCTGGAGTTCACCAAGCTAGCGATGGACTCTGGTTTCAGTGGTACCTTGCAGACAACCTACATCTTCGCCAATTATTGGGCGCTGGAGTTTAACAAGTAG